AGGTCTGGAACGGGCCTTGGTCGGCGGAGGAGCGGGACGGGGTGATGGTCCTGTCCGCGGTGGCGAGCGACCGCTCAATCCTCCTCCGACTGAAACCCTCGCGCGGACCGATCATCCACGGCGCGGATGGTATCAGCCTCAAAGGGCCGGGAAAGAGCCAAACGTCGCACTACTATTCCATGACCCGCATGGAGACCACCGGGACGCTCACGATCAACAACCGGTTGGAAACCGTGACGGGATTGAGCTGGATGGACCACGAGTTCGGTTCGAACCAACTCTCGGCGGAACAGGTCGGGTGGGATTGGTTCGGGCTGCATCTCGACAATGGGATGGATCTCATGCTCTATCGGATTCGTCGAATCGACGGCACCGTGGAGCGGGTCTCGAGCGGGACGCTGATCCAGCCGGACGGCGGCGTCATCCATTTGCCGCGCGAGGCGTTCGGGTATTCGGTCCGCGACGTCTGGACGAGCCCCAAGACCCGCACCGTCTACCCCAGCCGATGGGTCATCACGGTGCCGGATCACGGCATCGACCTCGCGATCCAGCCCACGGTCGCCGATCAGGAACTGGTGACGACCCACAGCACGCGCGTGACCTACTGGGAAGGCAGCGTGTCGGTCAAGGGACGGGTGGGTGATGCTCCAGTGTCCGGTCATGGCTACGCGGAACTGACCGGCTACGCCGAGTCATTAGGCGAACGGTTTTGAGCTCAGCCCTCTTCCACCGCGTCGCCCACGGCCACGGGCTCGAGTAACGCCATCAAATCCTCGCGTTTGATGCGAAGCACTTTCTCGCCCGCCAGGCGGTACGCCGTGAGCTTTCCGGTCTTGATGTAGCCGCGGAGCGTTTGGTGGTGGATGCCCAGGAATTCGGCGGCCTGGTCCACGGTGAACAATTCGCGCGACGACGTGCCTGCAGCGGGTGCCGGCGCGCCGACCCCAGACGGGCTCGGCGCCTGCGACGCGGCTACCACCTCTCGGACGCGG
The sequence above is a segment of the Nitrospirota bacterium genome. Coding sequences within it:
- a CDS encoding lipocalin-like domain-containing protein gives rise to the protein MSNRTKGWGWGVLVVVAIGAGWGMIPEPAAGAKGFAVAEPGYGYVFPRDHGPHPTYQTEWWYYTGRLTAESGRTYGYQLTFFRRGIDAVAVRNNPSKWALKNVFLAHFAITDDTQKKFVYAEKANRPGVATAGADSKRFKVWNGPWSAEERDGVMVLSAVASDRSILLRLKPSRGPIIHGADGISLKGPGKSQTSHYYSMTRMETTGTLTINNRLETVTGLSWMDHEFGSNQLSAEQVGWDWFGLHLDNGMDLMLYRIRRIDGTVERVSSGTLIQPDGGVIHLPREAFGYSVRDVWTSPKTRTVYPSRWVITVPDHGIDLAIQPTVADQELVTTHSTRVTYWEGSVSVKGRVGDAPVSGHGYAELTGYAESLGERF